The Oscillatoria acuminata PCC 6304 genomic interval GGGACCGAGGGCCTTGGCAACATCTTGTGGACTTTCTTTAATTTGTTGGGTAATGGCACTGGGTAGGATGGAGGCGATCGCCGAACTCATGGCTGCTTTATTTTCATGCGATCGGTTCTTAATCACTTCATCAATAATCGGAACCAATGCCTTAGCCACTTCTTCTTTGGAGTCGCTAATTTTTCGACTAAGAATTTCTGCAATCCAGGGTTTAAGTAGTTCAATCAGCTTTTGCGGGTCATAAATCTGACTTTCTAAAGATTGTAAGTTGCTGTTGGTTTGCACCAGCAATTCTCGCAATCCCGGTATGTCGTTTTCCATCAGGGATTGCTTGAGGCGATCGAGGTCCGATAATTGCGTCCCGAATAAAAGTTGCTGCAAACTTGCCATCGGATCGACGGTTTGTAATGACTCACCACTCCCCGGATGGGTTGGCGAAGACTCCCCTGGGGTTTCTATCCCGAAAAGGCTTTCTAATTGCTCCATTCCAGCTAATACCGCCTCACTATTGGCTTGCAACTCAGATAGTTCTGGAATAACAGGTGAGTTACTCTGGGGGGAATAGGAGGTTAGGGTCGGCCATTTGTCTTCTTCCGGGTCACTATTTTCAGGCTGAAACGCGCTGGATTCATCGGATTCTGGATTCGTTTCTGGGATAACGGGACTATCAATTGAATGGACTGAGTTAACATTTTGATTTGAATAGGATTCCGTTGAAAAAGGTTCGTTTAAATGGGTAGTAGAATTCCCCTGATGGGTGAGGTCATTTCCGTTTAAATCTGTCTCGGGTTCAGTCAATCCAGGAACGGTCTGCTGTTTGGCTGTGGCCGAGGCTGAGTTGATTTCCACCTCATTGAGGAACTCATTCTCATCAGGAGAATGAGCCTTTTGGGTGATATTTTCCCCGAGTGGTGCTGATGAACTAGATCCGGCAGGGGTGGATTGGTTTGCTACTTCTGGGATCGCATAATGGTTAACGGTAATGGTTCGCCACTCACCGTTTTTCGGAGGTTTAGGAGTAGGGCGATCGCGTTTTTTCACAGCCCGATCGCGTCCGCCATTTTCTACCGACTCCCCCGACTTCCATTCCCGAGTTAGGGTGCGATCGGCCGTGGGCTTTTGTGAGGTTTCATCATTGTTTTGCTCGGACAATGGGACCCTTTTTACAGATTTACCCCCAAGGGCTTCCATCAAGACATCGCGCAAGTTCTCCAGGGGATCTGGCGCGGGTGGTATTTTTTCACGATTTACGGTCTGTAACCACTCTTCCTCTGGGATGCGCTTAACTTGCTTTTCCTGTGACAAATCCATCATTATGCCCCCTGCCAACTCTCTTCATTCGTCGGTTATTCTGACTTTCAAAAAATCGGTGATCGGCCCTGACTTTATCCTGACTTTATATCGACGTTATTTACTCTCCATTGCGGTGATCCGGTAAGAGGAGATCCGTCGTAATCTTGGTTTCAGCCGCTTCTCGTAGTTCCGGTGCAAACTCGGTTCCTTTCAGCCTCATCCCAATTTCAAATAAAATTTCCGCCATATCATCTCGGGCAATTTTTCCTTCTTTTAAGTTAGAAAAACGCCGTTCGACTTCTTCAAACACTCGTTCTCGCAAGGTATGAATATTTTCTTGATGGGTTTGTTGGATTTCTAGGATTTGTTCTCGAATGGATTTGGTTTGCTTATCCAGGGATTCATCCAGAGATTCAATGGTATGAGAAATTTTGGCTTTAGTGCGTTCAAGCTGTTGCCGCACGTCGGTCAAATCTTCTTGCGTGTTTAAACTCACGCTTTTAATTTTTTTCTCAACCGCTTCTACCGCTCCTCGCATTTCCGTCGTTGAGAAATTTTTAACTTCCTCAATGCGATCGCGAAACTCTTTTTGTAACAAAATCAAGTTGGCCTCGATTTGCTCAAATCGATGATTATAGTCCCGGATCTGTGACCCGACAATAATCTCGCGAATCTGGTCAATATTGCCCAGCCGTTCTCTCATTTCGTCTCGACTGAGTTCATTCATAGAAACACCTCTTATTTTGTGAGTTAGGGTTGATCAATCAAATTTTACCGCTTTAAGAGCCATTTGACCATCACGGTGAAACACAGTTTTTGGTTTAGTGCCACTTCCTCGGACCTCAACTTGATAACCCCATTCTTGACCGGGTTTTTTTGTCAGCGACTTCAGGGTTATCTATTCCCTTCTTTTTAGCGGATACTCCAATTCAAGCAAAGTTGGAGTACCCGTAAACGAGTTTGCGGGCAAAACCTTCGTAAATATTTACAATGGCTTAACCGACTCTCCCAAACCCCTCAACGTTGATCGGTCTGACCTTGTGTCCTTTCAGTCAGAGTTTAAACGCCTGTTTTGAAGCTGTAGGTGGTCTGTTTTGCCGTCGAGTTTTGTCCGGATTGTCCTTCCCCCTTCCAGGATTGAGGGGAAGCTGGCGCTATTATCTCACAGATTGGTCAAATTGTCAGTGACTCAATCATTTCTTCATAATATTTACACTCCCTTAACTTTTCAGAATTATTAAGTAAAAATAATTTATATATAATTGGCAATTTGAGATTTTAATTCGATAAACTGAGCGAGCAAATTCTGGAGGATTCCGAGGTGCTATTCCAACAGGAGGCGTCAGGAAGGCTAAAATAAGAACGGTACTATTGCATAGTCGCTTATTTAAACCTTCATGACGATAGCTGCACCCGTAACAACGAAGTACGAAGCGATAATCGGACTAGAAACCCATTGTCAGCTCAGTACCAAAACCAAGATTTTCTCGAATTCCTCTACGGAATTTGGTGCGCCACCCAATGCCAACATCGATCCGGTGTGTATGGGATTGCCTGGGGTGTTGCCAGTTCTGAATCAAAAGGTCCTCGAATACGCCGTAAAAGCAGGACTGGCACTCAACTGCGAGATTGCGCCTTACAGCAAATTTGACCGAAAGCAGTATTTTTATCCTGATTTACCGAAAAATTATCAAATTTCGCAGTATGACTTGCCGATCGCCGAACATGGCTGGCTGGAAATCGAACTGGTAGATGAACAGGGAAATGCCACCCGCAAGCGGATTGGAATTACCCGTCTGCACATGGAAGAAGATGCGGGAAAACTCGTCCATGCCGGAAGCGATCGCCTCTCCGGTTCCACCTACTCCCTGGTAGACTACAACCGCACCGGGATTCCCCTAATTGAAATCGTCAGCGAACCAGACTTGCGATCGGGACAAGAAGCGGCAGAATATGCCCAAGAACTGCAACGGATCGTGCGCTATCTCGGTGTCAGCGACGGCAATATGCAAGAAGGGTCCCTGCGCTGTGACGTTAATATTTCCGTGCGTCCCGTGGGACGAGAGGAATTCGGCGTCAAAGTCGAAATTAAGAACATGAACTCGTTTAGCGCCATCCAACGGGCGATCGAGTATGAAATTGACCGACAAATCGAAGCCATCAACAACGGCGAACCCATCTACCAAGAAACCCGCCTTTGGGAAGAAGGTAGCCAACGCACCATCAGTATGCGGAGTAAGGAAGGATCTAGCGATTATCGCTACTTCCCGGAACCGGATTTAGGACCCATCGAAGTCCCATCCAGCCAACTGGAACAGTGGAAATCCGAACTCCCCGAACTCCCCGCCCAAAAACGCGATCGGTACGAAACCGATTTCGGCTTATCCCCCTATGATGCGCGGGTGATCACCGATGATCGTACCGTGGCGGAATATTTTGAAGCCACCCTCGCTGCTGGTGGGGATGCCAAACAAGCGGCTAACTGGATTCAAGGGGATATTACCGGCTATTTAAAAACTGAAAAGCTGAATATTACCGATATCGCCCTAACTCCCGTGGCCCTAGCCGAACTCACCGGCTTAATTACCTCCGGGACCATCAGCGGCAAAATAGCCAAAGATATCTTACCGGAACTGCTCACCCAAGGCGGGTCACCCAAGGAACTGGTAGAAAGCAAAGGGTTAATTCAAATCAGCGATACTTCCGCCTTGGAAAAAATGATTGACGAGGCGATCGCTGCTCATCCCAAAGAAGTCGAATCCTACCGCAGCGGCAAAACCAAGCTCAAAGGTTTCTTTGTCGGACAAGTCATGAAACTCAGCGGAGGACGTGCGGACCCCAAGTTAACCAACCAATTGGTTGAGCAAAAGTTAAACGGGTGATGGATTGTGGGAGATAGCGGGGATTTGCCTCACATTCAAGTGAACTTCCGGTCCCCTCCCCTTGGCCAAGGGGAGGGGACCGGAAGTAGCGTAATCCTCCCCAATGTTGTCAAACCCAGACCCTTCAAAGAGCCGCATCTTGCTATAATCCCCTCTCAAATAGGCTACTTTTCAAGGAAACAACTATGGCAGACTGGCAAGAAATAACCGGAGGGGTGACGGCTCCAAAAGGATATCGTGCGGCAGGGATTGCCGCTGGGTTAAAACCGTCAGGAGCACCGGATTTGGCATTGATTTGGTCCGATGTAGAGGCGATCGCCGCTGGAGTGTTCACAACCTCCGTTGTTCGTGCCGCTTGTGTAGACTACTGTCGCCAACGCCTTGAGGAAAAAGCCAGCGCCCGCGCTATCTTATGTAACGCTGGACAAGCCAATGCTGCCACTGGGGAGCAAGGGTTGGCGGATACCCTCGAAAGTGCCGACTTGTTAGCCCGAGAACTCTCGATTTCCCCCAATTCCGTACTAATCGCCTCCACCGGGGTAATTGGTCAACGCATTAAAATGGATGCCTTGCGGACCGGGATTCCCGCCGTTGTGGCGGCTTCCTCCCCAGAGGGCAATGATGCAGCCGCCAAAGCTATATGCACTACGGATTTAGTCCCCAAAACCATCGCCTTAGAAACCACTTTTGAGGGACGTCCGGTGCGAATCGGAGGGATTTGCAAGGGGTCAGGCATGATTCATCCGAACATGGCAACCCTGCTGGCTTTTGTCACCTGCGATGCCACCGTCTCCTCCCATCTGTGGCACGATATGCTCAAACGGGCGGCAGACCGCAGTTTTAATCAGATTACGGTGGATGGCGATACCAGCACCAACGATACCCTGATTGCGTTAGCCAATGGACAATCTCGGACCCCGGCGATTACAGAAATGGGTCCCGAGGCGGAAAAATTAGAAGCGGGATTGACGGCGGTTTGTCAACATCTGGCGAAGGCGATCGCCCGGGATGGAGAAGGCGCAACCTGCCTAATTGAAGTCCAAGTTACCGGCGCACCGGATGACGCCGCCGCGCGTCGGGTTGCCAAAACCATTGTCGGATCGAGCTTAGTTAAATCCGCCGTCTTTGGACGGGACCCAAACTGGGGACGAATTGCTGCTGCTGCGGGACGTGCAGGGGTCTCCTTTGACCAAGACAATCTGCGGATTCAACTGGGTGAGTTTTTGTTGATGGAAAATGGTCAACCCTTACCGTTCGATCGCCCTGCCGCCAGTGCGTATTTGAAACAAGCGGCTGCCGGTGCCTATTTGAAAGAGGATACGGTCCTCATGCAGGTTCAAATTGGCAATGGACCCGGAACCGGAACCGCCTGGGGATGTGACCTTAGTTATGATTATGTGAAGATTAACGCGGAGTACACCACCTAAGGGCCTAAATCCACGGCTATTGCACCGAGGGGCAACTGCCCCTCTTGGGGTATAAACTCGCTTGAGTTTACGTTAAAATTAAATAGGGGTAATAAATATTTCCCTAGAACCGGAGAGCAATTTAGACATTCACCGTTCTAGAAAGCCTGATGACTCAACATTAGGGGGAAATTGCCTGCAACTAAATTGCCCCTAGTTTTAATGAACAATAAACCTGACGTTCTGAAAGGAACTTGATGAACAAGAACAAAGGCGGACGCCCCGCTACCGGACAAGGAGAGCGTTTCTACTTCCCTATCCCCAAAGTAAAAGCGGCCCATATCCTCAAGGTGATTCCGGATGAGAAGATGCCCCTGGTAGAGGAACTTTTACAAGCTCTAGCGGACCAAGCCAACCTCAAAAAATCCCAATCTTCTTGACTTTAGGTTTTTTTGCCAATAAAATTAAAGCAGAAGCAAGCAATAAAAAAAGCGCGATGCCCACGACCAAGTAGTACCGCGCTTCTTAGACCAAATGACCCGAATCACTCTCGATTAGCAACTAACTAATCGAAGACCAAAACGGAAAAACAATAATCAGTGAACTGTGCAACGTCCTAAAGGCTCTAAGTTTCAAGGTTATTCCCATTAAATGTTCAGAAACATTGATTAAGGAGTAAGCACTAGAAACTAAGCCCACCAAAATTAGACCAAAATCACACGAGAGGATTATAACATGAACACGACCTATCCGCAACCCCCCGCCCTCGAAAATTTTAGCCTGCTGCAACTGACACCGAGCAAACCCACCTCAAAACGGTTACCCCAGCGGGGAAAACAATCTTTGGACAAGGCGATCGTCTCTTGTCCCATTGAGATAGAACGGTTGGGCATTGTCAAGCGGACGAACACCCCCTATATTGTTTACCGGACACCCTACGGCAGAGGCTGCACCTTCATCGCCCGGAAGTATTTGATCCAGTCGCTGTTGAGCTTGTTGGGGATTCGCGATCGCCCAGGGGAACCCATTACGGGGATTAGCATCAGTGAGTATCGCCTCACCGTACAGCAAGGGGAAACTCTCTACACCCTTGGCGATCGCGAAGTATTCGACTATCTGGAACGGCAAAATCAAGCGGCGATCGAAGCGTTGCAAGTCAAGTTACTCCCTCAGCAAATCCTCGTCTGGAATTCCCTGAATGGCCATATTAACGAGGTCAATCCCGAGGGATGTTCTTGTTATGAAACTTCTGACCCTCAGTCATTTTGCAAACATCAAGTTGCAGCTCATTTGTATCTACGAAATCAAGGATGGGGTGCTTTAGCAATTTATTTTAAGCCCAATGAGCAAGCCGCTACATCTTCGGCATAGCGATCGCCATTTCCCCCCAGCTTAGGGCACTGCACATCATCCCATCTACTTCAATACCGCCCACAAAAAGGCACTGCCTTGTCCACCCACTCAAGGATTCGGGCAAGCTGTGCATTGTCATGAGGCTATTTGCCACAGATTGGGCTGGATTGTCCCGACAGTCCTCCGGCAGTTTTTCCTAGGAATTCCTTAAACAATTGCCGGAGAATCAATAAATTTTTCTTATCCAGAGAATAAATTTTAAATTATCTATCTTTTGGATGAGTGAATCCCTGTAGCCCTTCGTTTATACCTATAACCAGCTTTGAAAAAAAATTCCGATTGAAAGTTCCCCAAAACAACCCAATTCACAAGCAATAGCTCATTTGAAATTTAGCGGAAATAGACCGTTATGAATTTGCTGAAACCTTCAAAAATGACTCGAAAATTCAGCCTAATTCTAGGCGGATTATTGACCAGTTCTCTCCTATTTGTCATGCCGGTGACGGCGCAAATTACTGATGCCAAAGTTAACTCTCTCGTGGAGGCATTGCGACTGGCTGCACCGGATACGGGCATAGAAGATGACGGACTCTATAGCGATTGGCAAATTAAACCAGATAATATTCCCCGGTGGTCGAGACTCTGTATTGACCAGGAACTTACCCCGGCAGAATTTGAAGCAAATGAAGCCCAAGCTAGAGAAGTTTTAGCCTGTGTGATGAGCGATGTCCTCCAGGAGGAATATGCAGCCAGTGGTAATGATGAATCTTTAGCGGTGCGTCGGGCGGCGGCTTGGTGGATGGCGGGAGACCCTGAGCAATATAACAGCGAGAGAATTTCCGGCTATACCGAAGAAGTTTTGCAATACTATCAGCAACAGCAATAAAATCCGATTGACATCCTTCCGATTGTTCAACGCGCAACCCAACGGTTAAAGCCTAAAAACGAGTAGTTTTAATGAGGGCGGTTCTCTTTGAGACCGCCTTTTTTATGGCTTTCATGCAAGGGGTGAGAAATTCCCGGTTTTGTGACCTAATTTTTATTCGGTTCACTGCACAGAAGAGGATAAGATAACTGTCGAAGTTGTGGTAAGGGCTGAAGATTTTAACCTGTCAGAGGACTCAAGGCGATCGCTTCTGCCATCGGCAATCCATCGGCAATCCATCGGTGTTGAATTGCGGGTTTGGAGGTCATTACATCTGCATCCCACAGCAGATCACCGCATCCAAAGTCTCAAAATGGGTGTACGGTTATCCTGACTGGATCGATTCCGCTTGGGAAATTTAAAGGTGTCTGTGAAGGAGTGACGTGGGATGAGCGATCCATTATTGCTGGCGATCGGGTTATTGACTCAGATGAAGACTTCAATCTCTGACGCTATACCGAACCAGCTTAAGCCCCCAGAACAAACTGTACCGAGAATCAACACCCAGGAATGGGAATTAACCACAAGGGTCGATAGACTTCCCACGGTAGAAATGAGTGGGCCGGAATTTAGTTCAGTTGGCAGTTTATCCCCCTTGGGGTTGGATGATCAACTGTTTGAGAGTTATCCGGCGGAATTTGTGGGAGAGTCTCACAGGGCGATCGCCTCGTCCCATGCGGCCCTTCCCAAAGCTGAAACTGCACAGGAACGGGTTGCTTATGCCCGAACTCCATCGTTTCGACCCCAGTCGGGCCCGCAAATGTATCAACAACGGTTAGCGGCATTGCAGGCGGGACAGACTTATACCCGAATTCCTAGTGATAGTTATGGATCCTTGTGGGCAAATGCCTGGGAACAGCCGACTTATGAGCAATGGAAAGCCCTGCTAGAACGAGAAGCGCAAGCGGTGGCAAAAGGACAGGGTTCTAATCGGTTAGCGGTGTTGTTGGGGGATTCGATTAGTATGTGGTTTCCCCAGGACCGACTTCCCCAGGGTCGAATCTGGTTGAACCAGGGGATTTCTGGGGATACTTCCCGAGGCATCCTGAGTCGATTGTCAGCTTTGCAGGGAACTCGACCGGATACGATTTACATTTTGGCGGGGATTAATGATTTACGCCAGGGGATGGGGGTGGATGAAATTCTGGAGAATCATCGGCAGATTCTGCGTCGCCTGCGTCAAGAGCATCCGGGGGCTCAGGTAATTCTACAATCGATTTTGCCCACGCGGTTAGCTCAAATTCCCAATCGGCAAATTGAGTGGATTAATCAGCAATTGGCGGCGATCGCCCGGGAAGAAGGGGCGAGTTATTTGGATTTGTATGCTCAGTTTAGCGATCGCAGCGGAAACTTGCACTCGGAATTAACCACCGATGGATTGCATCTGAATGCGCGCGGGTATGAAGTCTGGCAAGGGACCCTTACCCATGCAGAATCTTGGCTGGCGGTCCATTCGAGGCGCTAAAGCATCTATAACAATTTCTGGGGATAGGTATCAATCCAGCTAGGGGGTCCAGCCTTCCGGGGCGATCGGCCTCCCAAACATGACTTACGCAATCTATAAAATCGAAATAACAGCCCTAAATTAATGTAGAGGCGATTCGCGAATCGCCTCTACATCATTTTAGGGTTTAGGGTTAAAGATGGCTTAGTTCTGCCGGTTTCTAAGCCTTACGGTATCAGCATTTTAGACCTGTACAGCCTCTCTGAAAACGGGGGCTTTTTTTAATTGCGGCCATCGGTCCCCCCCTAAAAGTTGGGTTGAGGAGGGCAAAAGGGCTTCAAGGCGATCGCAAATTTTGCTAAACTACACCACAATTACTAAATTTGCCTCGTTGGGGAGAGTCCGGTAAGTCGGATCCACTCCCCCGAACGATGTTGACAAGCCAGACGCGATGCGGTTTTAAACCGTCCCTCAACTATGGCAACTCGGCCCAGTCGGGGTCTGGTTCACAGGACAAAGTGAATGAGATAGAAGGCTTTGGCTGTATGCTATAAATCGGCTTTTGCTACTTAACATCTACTCGGATTAAGATCAGCAGGATATCAGAGGACCTATGGCAACAAAATTCCCAAAATTTAGCCAAGACCTCGCGGCAGACCCGACAACTCGTCGGATTTGGTACGGGATTGCAACCGCCCACGACTTTGAAAGCCATGACGGAATGACCGAGGAAAATCTTTACCAAAAGATTTTCGCCTCCCATTTCGGACACCTGGCCATCATCTTCCTGTGGACATCAGGCAACCTGTTCCACGTCGCTTGGCAAGGCAACTTCGAGCAGTGGATTAAAGACCCCTTAAACGTCCGTCCCATCGCTCACGCGATTTGGGACCCCCAATTCGGTGCACCGGCAGTCGATGCCTTCACCCAAGCGGGCGCTTCAAACCCAGTCAACATCGCCTATAGCGGTGTTTACCACTGGTGGTACACCATCGGCATGACCAAGAACTCTGACCTGTACCAAGGAGCCATCTTCTTGTTGGTCCTGGCCGCAGTCATGCTCTTTGCCGGTTGGTTACACCTGCAACCGAAATTCCGCCCCTCGTTGGCTTGGTTCAAAAATGCGGAATCCCGCATGAACCACCACTTGGCCGGTCTGTTCGGTGTCAGTTCCTTGGCCTGGACGGGTCACCTCGTCCACGTTGCTATCCCTGAATCTCGTGGTGTTCATGTCGGTTGGGATAACTTCCTCTCCGTCAAACCCCACCCGGCTGGTCTAGCACCGTTCTTCACCGGGAACTGGGGTGTGTATGCTCAAAACCCTGACACGGCCAGTCATGTATTTGGCACCAGTCAAGGGGCCGGCACTGCCATCCTCTCCTTCTTAGGTGGATTCCACCCCCAAACCGAGTCTCTGTGGTTGACAGATATCGCCCATCACCATTTGGCGATCGCAGTTCTGTTCATCATCGCGGGTCATATGTACCGAACCAACTTCGGTATTGGCCACAGCATGAAGGAAATCATGGATGCCCACAATCCCCCGAAAGGCACTCCCTTCGGTGGTTTGCTCGGTGAGGGTCACAAGGGAATGTACGATACCTACAACAATTCACTGCACTTCCAATTGGGATGGCATTTGGCTGCTTTAGGTGTGATTACTTCCCTAGTTGCCCAACATATGTACAGTCTGCCTCC includes:
- the gatB gene encoding Asp-tRNA(Asn)/Glu-tRNA(Gln) amidotransferase subunit GatB — its product is MTIAAPVTTKYEAIIGLETHCQLSTKTKIFSNSSTEFGAPPNANIDPVCMGLPGVLPVLNQKVLEYAVKAGLALNCEIAPYSKFDRKQYFYPDLPKNYQISQYDLPIAEHGWLEIELVDEQGNATRKRIGITRLHMEEDAGKLVHAGSDRLSGSTYSLVDYNRTGIPLIEIVSEPDLRSGQEAAEYAQELQRIVRYLGVSDGNMQEGSLRCDVNISVRPVGREEFGVKVEIKNMNSFSAIQRAIEYEIDRQIEAINNGEPIYQETRLWEEGSQRTISMRSKEGSSDYRYFPEPDLGPIEVPSSQLEQWKSELPELPAQKRDRYETDFGLSPYDARVITDDRTVAEYFEATLAAGGDAKQAANWIQGDITGYLKTEKLNITDIALTPVALAELTGLITSGTISGKIAKDILPELLTQGGSPKELVESKGLIQISDTSALEKMIDEAIAAHPKEVESYRSGKTKLKGFFVGQVMKLSGGRADPKLTNQLVEQKLNG
- a CDS encoding SGNH/GDSL hydrolase family protein, producing MSDPLLLAIGLLTQMKTSISDAIPNQLKPPEQTVPRINTQEWELTTRVDRLPTVEMSGPEFSSVGSLSPLGLDDQLFESYPAEFVGESHRAIASSHAALPKAETAQERVAYARTPSFRPQSGPQMYQQRLAALQAGQTYTRIPSDSYGSLWANAWEQPTYEQWKALLEREAQAVAKGQGSNRLAVLLGDSISMWFPQDRLPQGRIWLNQGISGDTSRGILSRLSALQGTRPDTIYILAGINDLRQGMGVDEILENHRQILRRLRQEHPGAQVILQSILPTRLAQIPNRQIEWINQQLAAIAREEGASYLDLYAQFSDRSGNLHSELTTDGLHLNARGYEVWQGTLTHAESWLAVHSRR
- the argJ gene encoding bifunctional ornithine acetyltransferase/N-acetylglutamate synthase, which encodes MADWQEITGGVTAPKGYRAAGIAAGLKPSGAPDLALIWSDVEAIAAGVFTTSVVRAACVDYCRQRLEEKASARAILCNAGQANAATGEQGLADTLESADLLARELSISPNSVLIASTGVIGQRIKMDALRTGIPAVVAASSPEGNDAAAKAICTTDLVPKTIALETTFEGRPVRIGGICKGSGMIHPNMATLLAFVTCDATVSSHLWHDMLKRAADRSFNQITVDGDTSTNDTLIALANGQSRTPAITEMGPEAEKLEAGLTAVCQHLAKAIARDGEGATCLIEVQVTGAPDDAAARRVAKTIVGSSLVKSAVFGRDPNWGRIAAAAGRAGVSFDQDNLRIQLGEFLLMENGQPLPFDRPAASAYLKQAAAGAYLKEDTVLMQVQIGNGPGTGTAWGCDLSYDYVKINAEYTT